A single window of Anopheles moucheti chromosome 2, idAnoMoucSN_F20_07, whole genome shotgun sequence DNA harbors:
- the LOC128309334 gene encoding apolipophorins, translating into MWVLGGRRPLLSFLVSLVLVQSVFAASCKQGCPAPNKSSKYTFKPGFVYQYDVDTFVQMQQSDKENKQTTLKVDGKVELYAGNNCLYTLKVVSLNSYAPDGKKTAFGAEISKPVQFTLSNDELLPEICTEADDTDFSVNVKRGLISLFQSAQEKSTETDVFGVCQTSFSSYPSGDATVVEKSRDLDNCAYRESLSNSFVTRIVNSKAGIKSTPLLQSSYSNQQTFKDGLLSAVKLGEEYHYLPYLKEKVGVTAKVTTKLSLTGNKAGAAPAFSGASEPRSIIFENPDQQPAGNLAVIKQELKTTVDSYTRGNVGKKTANFFVELIQLMRYSKKDDLLNLYNQVKAGSVHPNKSLARKVYLDSLFRVGTGDAVEAITQLYKNKEITDAQEQKLAFVSLNLVNSMTQDALKAVNKLLDGNPPREAYLSVGSLVSKYCQKHGCQSADVKEISNKFGAKLGKCQSTSRAQEDVIVAVLKGVRNSDNLVAPLLDKVIQCTGPEASSRVRVAALQAYPAASCNKKVVNSALTTLKNANEDSEIRIHAYLSLVECPSANVANELKALLDAEKVYQVGSFITSHLASLRSSVDPTRDAARQHFGKIRTSNKFPFDVRRYSFNREFSYAVESLGVGASAETSVIYSQKSFLPKSVGLNFTAELFGNGLNVFELEGRQDNLERLVEHYFGPKGFFSGMDLQAAYDLISEQYQKLSGKAKERFRRGIREDIRALATNVDLHNDALQDFNFDLTVKVFGSELFFLSTGDNVPTDPEQFLEKALECFDKMLEGAKKFERTFEHHALFLDTDLVYTTGLGLPLKLSAQGAAVARLNAALELDVKNLIKDYNNAKFNVKFQPSGSFEVTGTMSVDAFNVMTGMQVALSGHSSGGAAVKFALHDATAYDLTIDSLQEKQELVSVLFREVIVTRERGNQLITLPAKRQDFGTKFNECFDNLYSVIGVTVCAAHKVDQEEVFEVYLEVEPKFHFSGKFDNTNQQHVTLLLSFDTPGSQMKRLTNLRLEGVTAGELYVKASLESPIRNVDLQVGVNNNDKEVALYGVAHIGVEEYLAKIGFQKGASGGRDEYIPIFTIRSPNGDAQMSKFVQTTGKIVVENLDGGKRKYNLQNIEWTSPYAPKTTINGHVVSNGERSFDADVDFTVGEVKNNVLGHLDFDLKHVKLDLEKKTPSDANKNFKVNLEVAYTDNSFKNLFSFASGADFKNPSNKYELSQYAEFTLKPEAQGLESLKLNNKLQLPKQLIRVDFATNKNQFFLDGEYGYDKYKIAANVDAKYNEKSAGDYDVQLGGSLNKHFFKFFSKRIVEQNKSRFSNKLTASTGTKFELNGAVTNRFTSQDGELNLEGSLVAVEKASPYKLSLTVQFSAANVLSNAKVLVDKEEFVTYDLNLQRGQDPNGKFTFVVKDFFNGNGEFKSKNGNGDLFALVTFVKQDRKVKLDSKFTTSKPDYNVEVDFYYDFEKDNSKKVHFESKNKVTQTSFDSKNKVEVFSEKYELNVQGQGNPKPVDGTFSTKFSLLLPTGRQFGGDFKRDTSTKDEKKFGKMVTNLYDKQPGGKQRSLQWTGELKNGDLKAKLFDAVYNVKYSDLDGKSVVLDMTVKHVPAGKYKSAAGSLKVSGSLLPQVAEVSVVVDEYCENHAKYHVDGKYGSDFTAAFVGGYHVGGHGKPASHELKVDVTAPSYKLGVSSNGKYVQPETEDGVYEFDYTGSVDYNGKNVAVSTQAKGNCNRGNGKFNLNLPNVDPIAAEGSYTYDAKEDGQLQSNSALKVSYGAGKNFEYNGSAKVLSSDDVQVHATLKSEFESVRSVDVTFKHAKSSEGAYNTKLQVLADGKKFSVENAIVMSETNPSVDFTLVYPDKTVKVSGSYKSLGHSAFKADVKVQNLANFDMEANVEANFDSYQTFYVKLYGDAPMLNTNKFSVEVNAKPGSNGKGVNFRASEGGKDILSGFADYSVKEQGKATVIEGQGNVKLYDKQQTATFKLIREKLSESGFSATLTASVGKYTAHHESRVQPNDFRVKTSVCDEQKKCTKFELSSKLERAAGAFKHEALVSVEVQQYEHEFGLSAKTSANGLKFDHTTDMQLKAKNQPKYQYQFYVHPTSAGASLILPTRTIAVEGALNLPKEKFGLFDGSVSFYLDKKNEPDNKATFAVRGETKMLGSTGVTGNAALTFSHPTIKALAVRAKGSLDGEKQTVDGSVEFDVFKKAGDKIVAKVRYVNSDQSFKGFNITSEASVTSKGLGLNCGFNGHTAMSLATRQASAAGSLTLPIEGYTFGTYFFGSPESFDFQLTRFGDDFVRAHGTYDAKKYRGDLTSTFKFVPNRPVVFETQLNGLTSAKFSFKQDQFFSADGTFGVDKAMVLNVVGEGKPLLNAKVTLDASHFLSTEYKVDEANAKAFLQSLNKQLQGDFVLIKDDITQRYAKLNEDVAKLSSNLVNALPDFGKFQESYMKQLQKLQEDIMSDPALAEFVQAATKMFQQVAEVFGQLSQVYVESFRKMSAIVNDIFMQLMETFNTKVLPALKELFTKVEAIFFNIYEETVKLLVAVFERTVKALKVFEEDFNKIATNVSELFRTFAQTFNKAIQVLEKEFKELYKLVQEYFDSFDEFKAVKEMFKEYFDGFDRYAYQLLKELLSLVEALYPMPEVQEFTTAINKYITNKLENKPVNDIEELKALFVSFIKVVSQAVERLISGVNVQLSEPTFGSDSFTSFLTFKFVPYVSSIQFSPWNFVRNEKFYSLRDFVHQLRLYALNPFRRVPVFHMHAQLGDGGHFFTFDDKHFTFPGSCSYLLASDFVDGNFSIVADMDNGRLKSVTLVDKDSTVELNNKAIVKYNGKDTDLPIFQKDVYVFRKYYTVTIGTKYGAQVMCTTDLKICHFFVSEFYFGRLRGLLGNGNYEPYDDLAMPSGVITEVSTDFANNYKTSQACAAVADHGHDSHAHSNPTCAKFFGSESSLKLCSYLRDQTGYKEACNHAAHDAGDKADEAACGIARLYVSTCTLYGIPTVLPSQCEKCAASGEGRTVDVGDYYTVKAPQKQVDVVVVVDTSLGTLLGELVQATINDLRKELKSFDVNVAVIGYSKTDKYTSLFSHGGKLDYTGKLGQADVSNGPKVCRGLVTGVESVDAVLQVLQKINEQTKENLGATTEVYALRRAFTYPFRATASKTVLVFRSDSIDVAQPGSALSAALGLANVKARGILFNMVAPLKSVGLTNTKDQSKVKSIVGFNERVVYHMNDKKRTVGSTEMKKSLKYDDVVAVSAVERFGGNFFVLQNYAQQKTPKDKKQFISIVAAVLAEQLSRTETTNDCVCYLRGGLHPESLCTATDLQVLAPTKKAGGAKG; encoded by the exons CATCGTGTAAACAAGGATGCCCAGCGC CAAACAAATCGAGCAAGTACACCTTCAAGCCTGGCTTCGTGTACCAGTATGATGTGGACACATTCGTGCAGATGCAACAGTCggacaaggaaaacaaacagacTACGCTTAAGGTCGATGGCAAAGTGGAACTGTACGCCGGAAACAACTGTCTTTACACGCTGAAGGTAGTGTCGCTGAACTCGTACGCACCGGACGGCAAGAAGACGGCATTCGGAGCGGAGATCAGCAAACCGGTACAGTTCACGCTGTCTAACGATGAGTTGCTGCCCGAGATCTGTACTGAGGCGGACGATACCGACTTCTCGGTGAACGTGAAGCGTGGTCTGATCTCGCTGTTCCAGTCGGCACAGGAAAAGAGCACCGAAACCGATGTGTTTGGCGTGTGCCAGACGTCCTTTTCGAGCTATCCTTCCGGAGATGCGACCGTCGTGGAGAAGTCGCGCGACCTGGACAACTGCGCCTACCGTGAATCGTTGTCGAACAGCTTCGTGACGCGCATCGTCAACAGCAAGGCCGGCATCAAATCGACCCCGCTGCTCCAGAGCTCCTACAGCAACCAGCAAACGTTCAAGGATGGTCTGCTTTCCGCCGTGAAGTTGGGCGAAGAGTACCACTATCTGCCGTACCTGAAGGAAAAGGTCGGCGTGACGGCGAAGGTTACGACGAAGCTGTCGCTCACGGGCAACAAGGCAGGAGCCGCGCCGGCTTTTAGCGGAGCGAGTGAACCACGTTCAATTATCTTCGAGAATCCCGATCAGCAGCCGGCGGGTAACTTGGCCGTGATCAAGCAAGAGCTGAAAACGACCGTAGATTCGTACACCCGTGGCAATGTGGGCAAGAAGACAGCGAATTTCTTCGTGGAATTGATCCAGCTGATGCGCTACTCGAAGAAGGATGATCTGCTGAATCTGTACAACCAGGTCAAGGCTGGCAGCGTACACCCGAACAAATCACTGGCCCGTAAGGTCTACCTGGACTCGCTGTTCCGCGTCGGAACGGGTGATGCCGTCGAGGCCATTACACAGCTGTACAAGAACAAGGAAATTACCGACGCTCAGGAACAAAAGCTTGCTTTCGTATCGCTCAACCTTGTCAACTCGATGACCCAGGATGCGCTGAAGGCCGTTAACAAGCTGCTGGATGGAAATCCGCCCCGCGAAGCCTACTTGAGCGTGGGTTCGTTGGTCAGCAAGTACTGCCAGAAGCACGGATGCCAGTCGGCTGACGTGAAGGAAATCTCGAACAAATTCGGTGCCAAGCTGGGCAAGTGTCAGTCGACTTCGCGTGCGCAGGAAGATGTGATCGTCGCAGTGCTTAAGGGTGTGCGCAACTCGGACAATCTGGTTGCTCCACTGTTGGACAAGGTTATCCAGTGCACCGGTCCGGAAGCGTCGTCGCGCGTTCGCGTAGCGGCTTTGCAAGCCTATCCGGCTGCGTCTTGCAACAAAAAGGTAGTCAACTCCGCCCTGACCACGCTGAAGAACGCTAACGAGGACTCGGAAATTCGTATCCATGCCTACCTGTCGCTGGTTGAGTGTCCCTCGGCTAATGTTGCCAACGAGCTGAAGGCCCTGCTGGATGCTGAGAAAGTGTATCAGGTCGGTTCGTTCATTACGTCCCATCTGGCTAGCTTGCGGTCATCGGTCGATCCGACGCGTGACGCTGCCCGTCAGCATTTCGGAAAAATCCGCACCTCGAACAAGTTCCCCTTCGATGTGCGCCGCTACTCATTTAACCGTGAATTTTCGTACGCCGTTGAATCGCTGGGTGTGGGAGCCAGTGCTGAGACCAGCGTCATCTACTCGCAGAAAAGCTTCCTGCCGAAGTCGGTTGGACTGAACTTTACGGCTGAGCTGTTTGGAAATGGGTTGAACGTGTTCGAGCTCGAGGGACGTCAGGATAACTTGGAGCGACTGGTGGAGCACTACTTCGGCCCGAAGGGATTCTTCTCCGGCATGGATTTGCAGGCGGCGTACGATCTGATCTCTGAGCAGTACCAGAAGCTGTCCGGCAAGGCAAAGGAACGCTTCCGCCGTGGCATCCGTGAGGATATCCGTGCGCTGGCCACCAATGTCGATCTGCACAACGACGCACTGCAAGATTTCAACTTCGATCTGACCGTGAAGGTGTTCGGATCGGAGCTGTTTTTCCTTAGCACCGGTGATAATGTGCCGACCGATCCGGAACAGTTCCTCGAGAAGGCGCTGGAATGCTTCGACAAGATGTTGGAGGGTGCTAAAAAGTTCGAGCGTACCTTTGAGCATCACGCCCTGTTCTTGGACACTGATCTCGTGTACACTACCGGTCTTGGACTTCCGCTGAAGTTGTCCGCACAGGGAGCCGCTGTTGCCCGCCTGAATGCCGCTCTGGAGCTCGACGTGAAGAATCTGATTAAGGACTATAACAACGCAAAGTTCAACGTTAAGTTCCAGCCTAGCGGAAGCTTCGAGGTGACCGGAACCATGAGCGTGGATGCGTTCAACGTGATGACCGGAATGCAGGTGGCATTGTCCGGACACTCGTCTGGTGGAGCCGCTGTCAAGTTCGCACTGCACGATGCTACGGCATACGATCTTACCATCGATTCACTGCAGGAAAAGCAAGAGCTCGTTTCGGTGCTCTTCCGCGAGGTAATCGTCACGCGCGAGCGGGGCAACCAGCTGATTACGCTCCCAGCGAAACGTCAGGACTTTGGCACCAAATTCAACGAATGTTTCGACAATCTGTACAGCGTGATCGGTGTGACCGTGTGTGCCGCTCACAAAGTTGACCAAGAAGAGGTATTCGAAGTGTACCTGGAGGTTGAGCCGAAATTCCACTTCTCCGGCAAGTTTGACAACACCAACCAGCAGCATGTGACGCTGTTGCTGAGCTTCGATACTCCCGGATCGCAGATGAAGCGTTTGACCAACCTGCGTCTCGAGGGTGTGACCGCTGGAGAACTGTACGTGAAGGCATCGCTGGAATCGCCGATTCGCAACGTTGACTTGCAGGTGGGAGTGAACAACAACGATAAGGAGGTAGCACTGTACGGTGTGGCACACATCGGCGTGGAAGAGTACTTGGCCAAGATTGGCTTCCAGAAGGGTGCTTCTGGCGGACGCGACGAATACATTCCGATTTTCACTATTCGTTCGCCGAACGGTGATGCACAGATGTCCAAATTTGTGCAGACTACTGGCAAAATCGTGGTCGAGAATCTGGATGGTGGCAAGCGTAAGTACAACCTGCAAAACATCGAGTGGACTAGCCCGTACGCACCGAAGACCACCATCAACGGTCACGTCGTGTCAAACGGGGAGCGTAGTTTCGATGCCGACGTGGACTTTACCGTTGGCGAGGTGAAGAACAACGTTCTCGGTCATCTGGACTTTGATCTGAAGCATGTCAAGCTGGATCTGGAGAAAAAGACACCCAGCGATGCGAACAAGAACTTCAAGGTAAATCTGGAGGTAGCCTACACGGACAACTCCTTCAAGAATCTGTTTTCCTTCGCGAGCGGTGCGGACTTTAAGAATCCGTCCAACAAGTACGAGCTGAGCCAGTATGCCGAATTCACACTGAAGCCGGAAGCACAAGGTCTGGAGTCGTTGAAGCTGAACAACAAGTTGCAGCTGCCGAAGCAGCTGATCAGGGTGGACTTTGCCACCAACAAGAACCAGTTCTTCCTGGATGGAGAGTACGGGTACGATAAGTACAAGATTGCGGCTAATGTGGATGCCAAGTACAACGAAAAATCGGCCGGCGATTATGATGTGCAGTTGGGCGGTTCACTCAACAAGCACTTCTTCAAGTTCTTCTCGAAGCGCATCGTGGAGCAGAACAAGAGCCGCTTTAGCAACAAACTGACCGCTAGCACCGGTACCAAGTTCGAGCTGAATGGAGCCGTCACGAACCGTTTCACCAGCCAGGATGGTGAGCTCAACCTGGAAGGATCACTTGTCGCTGTCGAAAAAGCTTCACCTTACAA GCTTTCGCTGACAGTTCAATTCTCTGCCGCGAACGTCCTCTCCAACGCCAAAGTGCTGGTGGATAAGGAAGAGTTCGTTACATACGACTTGAACCTGCAACGTGGTCAAGATCCGAATGGAAAATTCACG TTTGTGGTAAAGGACTTCTTCAATGGCAACGGTGAATTCAAGTCTAAGAACGGAAATGGTGATCTGTTTGCCTTGGTAACCTTCGTCAAGCAAGATCGCAAGGTGAAGCTGGACAGCAAGTTCACAACGAGCAAACCGGATTACAACGTGGAAGTCGATTTCTATTACGACTTTGAAAAGGACAACAGCAAGAAGGTGCACTTCGAATCCAAGAACAAGGTCACTCAGACTAGCTTCGACAGCAAGAACAAGGTAGAAGTGTTCTCCGAGAAGTACGAGCTGAACGTGCAAGGACAGGGAAATCCCAAGCCGGTTGATGGAACGTTCTCCACCAAGTTTAGCCTGCTGCTGCCGACTGGAAGACAGTTCGGCGGTGACTTCAAGCGCGACACCTCGACGAAGGATGAAAAGAAGTTCGGCAAGATGGTGACGAACCTGTACGATAAGCAGCCGGGTGGTAAGCAGCGATCGCTGCAGTGGACCGGTGAGCTGAAGAACGGCGATTTGAAGGCGAAACTTTTCGATGCTGTGTATAACGTGAAGTACTCCGATTTGGACGGCAAATCGGTGGTGCTTGATATGACGGTGAAGCATGTCCCTGCGGGTAAATACAAGTCTGCCGCTGGTAGCCTGAAGGTATCCGGAAGCTTGCTGCCACAAGTGGCTGAAGTGAGTGTCGTCGTTGATGAATACTGCGAGAATCACGCGAAGTACCACGTCGATGGTAAGTACGGATCCGACTTTACGGCTGCGTTCGTTGGAGGGTATCATGTCGGAGGTCACGGAAAACCGGCCAGCCACGAGCTGAAGGTGGACGTAACCGCTCCCTCGTACAAGCTCGGCGTATCGTCCAACGGAAAGTATGTGCAACCGGAGACGGAGGATGGAGTTTACGAGTTCGATTACACCGGATCGGTGGACTACAATGGCAAGAATGTGGCCGTGTCGACGCAGGCTAAGGGCAACTGCAACCGCGGTAATGGAAAGTTCAACCTCAACCTCCCCAATGTGGACCCCATTGCGGCGGAAGGTTCCTACACGTACGACGCGAAGGAGGATGGACAGCTGCAATCGAACAGCGCACTGAAGGTGTCTTACGGTGCAGGAAAGAACTTCGAGTATAATGGATCCGCTAAGGTACTGTCGTCCGACGATGTGCAGGTGCATGCTACCCTGAAGTCCGAGTTTGAGAGCGTGCGTAGCGTGGACGTCACCTTCAAGCATGCCAAATCGAGCGAAGGTGCATACAACACGAAGCTGCAGGTGTTGGCCGATGGCAAGAAGTTTAGCGTCGAGAACGCGATCGTCATGTCGGAAACCAACCCATCGGTGGATTTTACGCTTGTGTACCCCGACAAAACGGTGAAGGTTTCGGGCAGCTACAAGTCGCTGGGACACAGCGCTTTCAAGGCCGACGTTAAGGTGCAGAATCTGGCGAATTTCGACATGGAAGCAAACGTGGAGGCCAACTTCGACAGCTATCAGACGTTCTACGTCAAACTGTACGGTGATGCGCCCATGCTGAACACGAACAAGTTCTCAGTGGAGGTGAACGCGAAACCGGGCTCGAACGGTAAGGGTGTGAACTTCCGGGCTTCCGAGGGCGGCAAGGATATTTTGAGCGGTTTCGCCGACTACTCGGTGAAGGAGCAGGGCAAGGCAACGGTCATCGAGGGCCAGGGTAATGTGAAACTTTACGACAAACAACAGACCGCTACCTTCAAGCTGATTCGCGAAAAGCTGTCGGAGTCCGGTTTCTCGGCCACGCTGACTGCATCCGTTGGCAAGTACACGGCCCACCATGAGTCGCGCGTGCAGCCGAATGACTTCCGCGTAAAGACGAGCGTCTGCGACGAACAGAAGAAGTGCACTAAGTTCGAGCTGTCATCTAAGCTCGAGCGTGCGGCTGGTGCTTTCAAGCATGAGGCTTTGGTTTCGGTGGAAGTGCAGCAGTACGAGCATGAATTTGGCCTGTCGGCTAAGACTAGCGCGAACGGATTGAAGTTCGATCACACCACGGATATGCAGCTGAAGGCGAAGAACCAACCGAAATACCAGTACCAGTTCTACGTTCATCCGACGTCAGCCGGGGCAAGCTTGATTCTGCCAACGCGCACCATCGCTGTCGAGGGTGCACTGAACCTACCAAAGGAGAAGTTCGGTCTATTCGATGGCAGCGTGTCGTTCTATCTGGACAAGAAGAATGAACCGGATAACAAGGCTACATTCGCGGTGCGTGGTGAAACTAAGATGCTCGGCTCGACCGGTGTCACTGGAAACGCGGCGCTGACGTTCTCGCATCCAACCATTAAGGCGCTGGCAGTCCGTGCCAAGGGTAGTCTGGACGGCGAGAAGCAGACGGTTGATGGTTCGGTTGAGTTCGACGTGTTCAAGAAGGCCGGTGACAAAATCGTTGCCAAGGTGCGTTACGTCAACAGCGACCAGTCGTTCAAGGGCTTCAACATCACGTCTGAGGCAAGCGTAACGAGCAAGGGGCTGGGATTGAACTGTGGCTTCAACGGCCACACGGCAATGTCACTCGCCACCCGTCAGGCCAGCGCGGCCGGTTCTTTGACTTTGCCCATCGAGGGATACACGTTCGGAACGTACTTCTTCGGCAGCCCCGAATCGTTTGACTTCCAGCTAACTCGCTTTGGAGACGACTTTGTGCGTGCGCACGGTACGTACGATGCGAAGAAATACCGTGGAGATCTTACCTCTACGTTTAAGTTCGTGCCAAACCGCCCGGTAGTTTTCGAGACGCAGCTGAACGGACTCACTTCCGCCAAGTTCTCCTTCAAGCAGGATCAGTTCTTCAGCGCCGATGGTACGTTCGGCGTGGACAAGGCGATGGTGCTGAACGTGGTCGGTGAAGGAAAGCCACTGCTCAACGCCAAGGTTACCCTGGATGCCAGCCACTTCCTGTCCACGGAGTACAAGGTGGATGAGGCTAACGCGAAGGCATTCTTGCAGTCGCTCAACAAGCAGCTGCAGGGAGACTTTGTCTTGATAAAGGATGACATTACGCAACGGTACGCCAAACTGAACGAGGACGTCGCCAAGCTCTCGTCGAACCTGGTGAACGCGCTGCCCGATTTTGGAAAGTTCCAAGAGAGCTACATGAAACAGCTGCAGAAACTGCAGGAAGACATTATGAGCGATCCGGCACTGGCTGAGTTTGTGCAGGCCGCAACGAAGATGTTCCAGCAGGTGGCTGAAGTGTTCGGCCAACTGTCGCAGGTGTATGTCGAAAGCTTCCGCAAGATGTCGGCCATCGTCAATGACATTTTCATGCAGTTGATGGAGACGTTCAACACGAAGGTACTGCCGGCACTCAAGGAACTATTCACCAAGGTGGAGGCTATCTTCTTCAACATCTACGAGGAAACCGTTAAGCTGCTGGTGGCCGTGTTTGAGCGTACCGTGAAGGCACTGAAGGTGTTCGAAGAGGACTTCAACAAGATTGCCACCAACGTGTCGGAGCTGTTCCGCACGTTCGCACAAACCTTCAACAAGGCCATCCAGGTGCTCGAAAAGGAGTTCAAGGAGCTGTACAAGCTGGTCCAGGAGTACTTCGACTCGTTCGACGAGTTCAAGGCGGTCAAGGAAATGTTCAAGGAGTACTTCGATGGGTTCGATCGGTACGCCTACCAGCTGCTTAAGGAGTTACTGTCCCTGGTGGAAGCTCTTTATCCGATGCCGGAGGTGCAGGAATTCACGACGGCTATCAACAAGTACATTACCAAcaaattggaaaacaaaccGGTTAACGACATCGAAGAATTGAAGGCGCTCTTCGTCAGCTTCATCAAGGTAGTAAGCCAAGCCGTTGAACGTCTGATCTCGGGTGTGAATGTGCAGCTGTCTGAGCCGACGTTCGGTAGCGACAGCTTCACCTCATTCCTAACGTTCAAGTTCGTGCCATACGTGTCGAGCATCCAGTTCAGCCCGTGGAACTTTGTGCGCAATGAGAAGTTCTACTCGCTTCGCGACTTTGTCCACCAGCTGCGTCTGTACGCGCTCAATCCGTTCAGGCGCGTGCCAGTGTTCCACATGCACGCACAGTTGGGCGACGGTGGTCACTTCTTCACGTTCGACGACAAGCACTTCACGTTCCCGGGCAGCTGCTCGTACCTGTTGGCTTCCGACTTTGTCGATGGAAACTTCAGTATCGTGGCCGACATGGACAATGGGCGCCTCAAGTCGGTGACGCTCGTGGACAAGGACTCGACGGTCGAGCTAAACAACAAGGCCATCGTGAAGTACAACGGCAAAGACACCGATCTTCCGATCTTCCAGAAGGATGTGTACGTGTTCCGCAAATACTACACCGTTACCATTGGTACGAAGTACGGCGCACAGGTGATGTGTACGACCGATTTGAAGATTTGCCACTTCTTCGTGTCCGAATTCTACTTCGGCCGGCTGCGCGGTCTGCTCGGAAACGGTAACTACGAACCGTACGACGATCTGGCCATGCCGAGCGGTGTCATTACCGAGGTGTCCACGGACTTTGCTAACAATTACAAGACAAGTCAGGCATGTGCTGCTGTGGCCGACCACGGTCACGATTCGCACGCTCACTCCAACCCGACCTGCGCCAAGTTCTTCGGTTCCGAATCATCGCTGAAGCTGTGTTCGTATCTGCGCGACCAGACCGGCTACAAGGAAGCTTGTAACCATGCGGCTCACGATGCCGGTGACAAGGCTGACGAGGCTGCCTGCGGAATTGCTCGCCTGTACGTGTCCACCTGTACGCTTTACGGCATTCCAACCGTTCTGCCCAGCCAGTGCGAGAAGTGCGCCGCCAGTGGCGAGGGCCGCACGGTCGACGTGGGCGACTATTACACGGTGAAGGCTCCGCAAAAGCAGGTCGacgttgtggtggtggttgacACTTCCCTCGGTACACTGCTGGGAGAACTGGTGCAGGCTACGATCAACGATTTGCGCAAGGAATTGAAGTCCTTTGATGTGAACGTCGCCGTGATTGGGTACAGCAAGACGGACAAGTACACGAGCTTGTTCTCGCATGGCGGCAAGCTAGACTACACCGGCAAGCTGGGCCAGGCCGACGTCAGCAACGGACCGAAAGTGTGCAGAGGACTGGTAACGGGCGTCGAGTCCGTGGACGCCGTCCTCCAGGTGTTGCAGAAgattaacgaacaaacgaaGGAGAACCTGGGTGCTACGACTGAGGTGTACGCTTTGCGCCGTGCCTTCACCTATCCGTTCCGTGCCACTGCCAGCAAGACTGTGCTGGTGTTCCGGTCGGATTCGATCGATGTTGCGCAACCG GGAAGCGCACTGAGTGCGGCATTGGGACTGGCTAACGTAAAGGCACGCGGCATCTTGTTCAACATGGTTGCCCCACTGAAGAGCGTCGGACTCACAAACACGAAGGATCAATCGAAGGTCAAATCGATTGTTG GCTTCAACGAGCGCGTCGTGTACCACATGAACGACAAGAAGCGCACCGTGGGTTCGACTGAGATGAAGAAATCGCTCAAGTATGACGATGTGGTCGCCGTGTCCGCCGTCGAGCGTTTCGGCGGTAACTTCTTCGTGCTGCAAAACTACGCCCAGCAAAAGACACCGAAGGACAAGAAGCAATTCATCTCGATTGTGGCCGCCGTGCTGGCCGAACAGCTGTCCCGAACGGAGACAACTAACGATTGTGTTTGCTATCTGCGCGGTGGTCTACATCCCGAATCGCTCTGCACCGCCACCGACCTTCAGGTGCTCGCGCCAACG AAAAAAGCCGGCGGTGCTAAGGGATAA